The following coding sequences lie in one Haematobia irritans isolate KBUSLIRL chromosome 3, ASM5000362v1, whole genome shotgun sequence genomic window:
- the Snx27 gene encoding sorting nexin 27 isoform X2, translating to MLPFNYVQFSAVAQGRHFREFEQRSSRRNGISVEGATHKQVVDLIKSGGDCLTLTVISVTQQEAERLEPQEDQSGYSYIDYSDKRSLPISIPDYSIINRNGERYIVFNIHMAGRQLCSRRYREFSNLHSILRKEFTGFNFPKLPGKWPFQLSEQQLDTRRRGLEQYLEKVCAVRVIAESDAVQDFLTDSEDDISASPVDIKVMLPDHEVTTVSVKKSANAHVVWEILVQRANFTSYTQQYFYLFEIVEYNFERKLQPHEIPHQLYVQNYSTASSTCLCVRRWLFSVSRELTLPQGEQATKFIFYQAVDEVNRGNIRAEGRLYELKALQDAKKAPEYLSLARTLPGYGDVVFPHCACDSRKEGHVVPAVGMKSFRLHACREDGNLEAQMVELTWDSITRWESDEESMSFCFQYNRPDKPARWVKVYTPYHAFLADCFDRIMEERKWEDAGD from the exons AAATGGTATTAGTGTTGAGGGTGCCACACACAAACAAGTTGTTGATCTCATTAAATCTGGCGGTGACTGTTTGACATTGACGGTTATATCAGTAACACAGCAA gaAGCCGAAAGACTAGAACCTCAAGAAGACCAAAGTGGTTATTCATATATTGACTATTCCGATAAAAGATCATTGCCAATAAG TATTCCCGACTATAGCATAATCAATCGTAACGGTGAACGTTATATTGTCTTCAATATTCACATGGCCGGACGGCAGCTGTGCTCGCGTCGCTATCgtgaattttccaatttacaTTCGATTTTACGAAAAGAATTTACCGGtttcaattttcccaaattaccCGGTAAGTGGCCATTCCAATTGAGTGAACAACAGCTCGATACACGTCGTCGAGGACTGGAGCAATATCTGGAGAAAGTGTGTGCCGTGCGAGTGATTGCTGAAAGTGATGCTGTACAAGATTTTCTCACCGATTCCGAAGATGATATATCCGCCTCACCCGTTGACATTAAAGTTATGCTGCCCGATCATGAAGTCACCACAGTCTCCGTTAAAAAATCTGCCAATGCCCATGTGGTATGGGAAATTCTAGTGCAACGTGCAAATTTCACATCGTATACACAGCAATATTTCTATCTATTCGAAATAGTGGAGTATAATTTTGAGCGTAAACTACAGCCCCACGAAATACCACATCAGTTGTATGTTCAAAATTATAGCACAGCTTCCAGTACATGTTTGTGTGTACGTCGATGGTTGTTTTCCGTATCGCGGGAACTAACTCTACCCCAAGGGGAACAAGCGACGAAATTTATCTTTTATCAAGCTGTGGACGAAGTCAATCGTGGAAATATAAGGGCGGAAGGACGTTTGTATGAATTGAAAGCACTGCAGGATGCCAAAAAGGCACCAGAATATTTGTCTTTGGCTCGTACCCTGCCGGGCTATGGTGATGTTGTATTTCCACATTGTGCGTGTGATAGTCGCAAGGAGGGTCACGTTGTGCCGGCTGTTG GTATGAAAAGTTTTCGTTTGCATGCTTGTCGTGAAGATGGAAATCTGGAAGCTCAAATGGTTGAACTTACATGGGATAGCATAACACGTTGGGAGAGTGATGAGGAATCTATGTCATTTTGTTTCCAATACAATCGACCTGATAAACCAGCCAGATGGGTTAAAGTCTATACGCCCTAT catGCATTTTTGGCCGATTGCTTTGATCGCATAATGGAAGAACGCAAATGGGAAGATGCTGGTGATTAA